Proteins encoded within one genomic window of Cucumis sativus cultivar 9930 chromosome 3, Cucumber_9930_V3, whole genome shotgun sequence:
- the LOC101210822 gene encoding 14-3-3-like protein: MAVTSSPREEYVYMAKLAEQAERYEEMVEFMEKVSAAADDEELTVEERNLLSVAYKNVIGARRASWRIISSIEQKEESRGNDDHVSVIRGYRSKIETELSNICDGILKLLDSRLISSAASGDSKVFYLKMKGDYHRYLAEFKTGAERKEAAESTLTAYKSAQDIANSELAPTHPIRLGLALNFSVFYYEILNSPDRACSLAKQAFDEAIAELDTLGEESYKDSTLIMQLLRDNLTLWTSDMQDDGDEIKEAAPKRDDE, translated from the exons ATGGCGGTCACCTCTTCCCCTCGCGAGGAGTATGTTTACATGGCTAAGCTTGCCGAGCAAGCTGAGCGTTACGAGGAGATGGTCGAGTTTATGGAGAAGGTTTCCGCCGCTGCAGATGACGAGGAACTCACCGTTGAGGAGCGGAATCTTCTTTCTGTTGCTTACAAGAATGTTATTGGAGCACGTAGAGCTTCTTGGAGGATTATTTCCTCCATTGAACAGAAAGAAGAGAGCCGAGGGAATGATGATCATGTCTCTGTCATCCGTGGTTACAGATCCAAGATCGAGACTGAGCTTTCTAACATTTGTGATGGCATCCTTAAACTTCTTGACTCTCGTCTCATTTCCTCTGCTGCTTCTGGTGATTCCAAGGTTTTTTATCTTAAGATGAAGGGCGATTATCATAGATACCTTGCTGAATTTAAGACCGGAGCTGAAAGGAAGGAAGCTGCCGAAAGTACTCTCACTGCTTATAAATCTGCTCAG GATATTGCAAATTCTGAACTTGCTCCTACTCACCCTATACGACTTGGGCTGGCTTTGAACTTCTCAGTGTTCTATTATGAGATTCTGAATTCCCCTGATCGCGCTTGCAGCCTTGCTAAACAG GCTTTCGATGAAGCAATTGCTGAGTTGGATACACTGGGCGAGGAATCATACAAAGATAGCACTTTGATCATGCAACTTCTTCGTGACAACCTCACCCTATGGACTTCAGACATGCAG GACGATGGAGATGAGATTAAAGAAGCAGCTCCCAAACGTGATGATGAATAG